The following are from one region of the Colius striatus isolate bColStr4 chromosome Z, bColStr4.1.hap1, whole genome shotgun sequence genome:
- the GPX8 gene encoding probable glutathione peroxidase 8 isoform X1: protein MEPLTTTYPLKYSVPKAKVFVVFLSMVLCTAVLCLLQLRFFKPKIKDFYSFKVKDSRGRIISLEKYRGKATLVVNVASYCQHTNKNYIALQELHREFGPSHFTVLAFPCNQFGESEPSSSQEIESFARGNYGVTFPVFHKIKILGSEAEPAFKFLIDSSKKEPRWNFWKYLVNPEGDVVKFWRPEEPIESIKPEVASLIRQIIMKKREDL, encoded by the exons ATGGAGCCTCTCACAACTACTTATCCTCTGAAATACTCAGTGCCCAAAGCCAAGGTCTTTGTTGTCTTCCTGTCAATGGTTTTGTGTACAGCCGTTCTCTGCTTGCTGCAACTCCGATTTTTTAAGCCTAAAATCaaagatttttattctttcaaagTAAAGGATTCACGAGGAAGGATCATTTCCCTGGAGAAGTACAGAGGGAAA gcaACTTTGGTTGTAAACGTGGCCAGTTACTgccaacacacaaacaaaaattacaTCGCACTGCAAGAACTACACAGAGAGTTTGGTCCCTCCCACTTCACTGTGCTGGCTTTTCCTTGCAACCAGTTCGGAGAATCAGAGCCCAGTTCAAGCCAGGAAATAGAATCTTTTGCCAGAGGAAACTATGGAGTAACCTTCCCCGTCTTCCACAAAATCAAGATCCTAGGATCAGAAGCAGAGCCCGCCTTTAAATTTCTAATAG ATTCTTCAAAAAAGGAGCCTCGATGGAATTTCTGGAAGTACCTTGTCAACCCTGAGGGTGACGTTGTGAAATTCTGGAGACCTGAAGAGCCCATAGAAAGTATTAAGCCAGAAGTAGCATCATTAATCAGGCAgattataatgaaaaaaagagaagacctGTGA
- the GPX8 gene encoding probable glutathione peroxidase 8 isoform X2 produces the protein MEPLTTTYPLKYSVPKAKVFVVFLSMVLCTAVLCLLQLRFFKPKIKDFYSFKVKDSRGRIISLEKYRGKILQKRSLDGISGSTLSTLRVTL, from the exons ATGGAGCCTCTCACAACTACTTATCCTCTGAAATACTCAGTGCCCAAAGCCAAGGTCTTTGTTGTCTTCCTGTCAATGGTTTTGTGTACAGCCGTTCTCTGCTTGCTGCAACTCCGATTTTTTAAGCCTAAAATCaaagatttttattctttcaaagTAAAGGATTCACGAGGAAGGATCATTTCCCTGGAGAAGTACAGAGGGAAA ATTCTTCAAAAAAGGAGCCTCGATGGAATTTCTGGAAGTACCTTGTCAACCCTGAGGGTGACGTTGTGA
- the MCIDAS gene encoding multicilin, giving the protein MSDASTLMSPPLDCTDFDLSLGEEVAFGPCSSQLENGVVVQKPSQCLPSPEPCWRDLADQHQKVLGDALEANSQLQETLTQRQEELVTLRESNTQLKELASQARQLAAILDTLMLPPCTDGTALPPPPPPPAAAAAPSGPLDRCERPEAREEAAGVDAMLREVSEKCRAALRCLGGGPGGSLGESPWGSPTAKRPRRAPRLHGAFRELLTGRGDPHSGDVGLEEGGSLRTALGQAGGIRTLPFPQGNAITLRTAFGGYHFRWVPR; this is encoded by the exons ATGTCTG ATGCATCCACCTTAATGTCACCACCACTGGACTGCACTGACTTTGATTTGTCACTGGGTGAGGAGGTGGCCTTTGGCCCCTGTTCTTCACAGCTGGAGAATGGTGTGGTGGTGCAGAAACCCTCCCAGTGCCTGCCTTCCCCTGAGCCGTGCTGGAGGGACCTGGCAGATCAGCACCAGAAAGTGCTGGGAGATGCCCTGGAGGCAAACAGCCAG CTGCAGGAGACCCTCACTCAGCGACAGGAAGAGCTGGTGACACTGCGAGAGAGCAACACGCAGTTGAAGGAGCTGGCAAGCCAGGCCAGGCAGCTGGCTGCCATCCTTGAT ACGCTGATGCTGCCGCCGTGCACCGACGGGACGgcccttcctcctccacctcctcctcctgccgccGCAGCCGCCCCGTCTGGGCCATTGGACAGATGCGAGCGGCCGGAGGCgcgggaggaggcggcgggTGTGGACGCCATGCTGCGGGAAGTCTCGGAGAAGTGCCgcgctgccctgcgctgcctgGGGGGCGGCCCAGGGGGCAGCCTGGGGGAAAGCCCGTGGGGCAGCCCTACGGCCAAGCGCCCACGGCGGGCCCCTCGCCTGCATGGCGCTTTCCGCGAGCTGCTCACAGGCCGTGGCGACCCACACTCGGGCGACGTGGGGCTAGAGGAAGGCGGGAGCCTGCGAACGGCGCTGGGACAGGCGGGCGGCATCCGCACGCTGCCGTTCCCGCAGGGCAATGCCATCACTCTCCGCACGGCCTTCGGCGGGTACCACTTCCGCTGGGTGCCACGCTGA
- the CCNO gene encoding cyclin-O, whose protein sequence is MTQVTLWCDNESSTVKAHGELSFKAPSGSEVCLRSGSAIRAPRAVLPRWLSVFAEAGCAAVLGLGGEPGVWAAPFFFGLLADFVLETALPAAPGRGRGAATVLGPPAAQIAAGVSGRRAGTAAPAMVTAGSGRRGHSPRQRGPGGSPGRCPRRPARPRHPRTAAVAGAAGESPQDLQAFRDYGESWYCSRKRLESRFQPREPLARQPQVTAEARCKLISWLISVHRHFGFSFEALCLAVNILDRFLATTPVAADCFQLLGVTALLIACKQVEVHPPSVKELLALCCGAFTRQQLRNLECIVLHRLGFDLAAPTISFFLEHFSQVRLEASGADLREAADARSLAGGVAELSLADYAFTKYAPSLLAAGSLGLADRLLRHRSPLDLRVSGYPEGLLRDCMDQLQLLVSLNGQSLPLLLPPEVAQKCAWLPSGR, encoded by the exons ATGACACAGGTCACACTGTGGTGTGATAA TGAAAGTAGTACTGTTAAAGCTCATGGTGAGCTGAGTTTTAAGGCTCCGAGCGGGAGCGAGGTGTGTTTGCGCAGTGGCTCTGCCATTCGCGCTCCTAGGGCAGTTCTGCCTCGTTGGTTGTCCGTGTTCGCCGAGGCGGGCTGCGCCGCGGTCCTTGGGCTTGGAGGAGAGCCAGGCGTTTGGGCAGCTCCGTTCTTTTTTGGTCTGCTTGCGGATTTTGTTTTGGAGACGGCGCTCCCTGCAGCGCCCGGacgggggcggggggcggcgacGGTCCTGGGGCCGCCCGCCGCTCAAATAGCGGCCGGCGTGTCTGGCCGCCGAGCTGGCACAGCGGCCCCCGCCATGGTGACGGCGGGGAGCGGGCGGCGCGGTCACTCCCCACGGCAGCGGGGCCCCGGCGGCTCTCCTGGCCGCTGCCCTCGGCGCCCGGCGCGGCCACGGCACCCGAGGACGGCGGCGGTAGCGGGAGCGGCGGGGGAGAGCCCGCAAGACCTACAGGCTTTCCGCGACTACGGGGAGAGCTGGTACTGCTCTCGCAAGCGGCTGGAGAGCCGCTTCCAGCCACGGGAACCGTTGGCTCGGCAGCCGCAG GTGACGGCGGAGGCGCGCTGCAAGCTGATCAGCTGGCTTATCTCCGTGCACCGCCACTTCGGCTTCTCCTTCGAGGCGCTTTGCCTGGCCGTCAACATCCTCGACCGCTTCCTCGCCACCACCCCCGTGGCCGCCGACTGCTTCCAGCTCCTGGGGGTGACAGCCCTGCTCATCGCATGCAAGCAG GTAGAGGTGCACCCCCCCAGCGTCAAAGAGCTCCTTGCTCTCTGCTGCGGCGCCTTCACCCGGCAGCAGCTCCGCAACCTAGAGTGTATCGTCCTGCACCGCCTGGGTTTCGACCTGGCGGCCCCCACCATCAGCTTCTTCCTGGAGCACTTCAGCCAGGTGCGGCTGGAGGCAAGCGGGGCTGACCTGAGGGAGGCGGCCGACGCCAGGAGCCTGGCTGGCGGGgtggcagagctcagcctggcCGACTATGCCTTCACCAAGTACGCGCCTTCGCTGCTGGCCGcaggcagcctggggctggcgGACCGGCTGCTGCGGCACCGCAGCCCCCTGGACCTGCGGGTCAGCGGCTATCCGGAGGGCCTCCTGCGGGACTGCATggaccagctgcagctgctggtgtCTCTGAACGGGCAGTCCCTGCCTCTCCTCTTGCCCCCGGAGGTGGCCCAGAAATGCGCCTGGCTGCCGAGTGGCCGCTGA